From the genome of Streptomyces sp. NBC_01260, one region includes:
- a CDS encoding macro domain-containing protein — MTEITYVRGDATAPQGKGVKLIAHVCNDLGGWGKGFVLALSRRWPEPEARYRTWHRERAGNDFGLGAVQFVQVSPYIWVANMVGQRGMRTGSKGVPVRYEAIDTALGAVAGRATGLGASVHMPRIGCGLAGGKWSRIEPLLEQRLSSRGIGVTVYDHD, encoded by the coding sequence ATGACGGAGATCACGTACGTACGGGGGGATGCCACCGCCCCGCAGGGCAAGGGCGTCAAACTGATCGCGCATGTCTGCAACGACCTGGGCGGCTGGGGCAAGGGCTTCGTCCTGGCGCTCTCGCGCCGCTGGCCCGAGCCGGAGGCCCGGTACCGCACCTGGCACCGGGAACGGGCGGGCAACGATTTCGGCCTCGGCGCCGTTCAGTTCGTCCAGGTGAGCCCGTACATCTGGGTGGCGAACATGGTGGGCCAGCGAGGGATGCGCACCGGTAGCAAGGGGGTGCCGGTGCGCTACGAGGCGATCGATACGGCACTGGGTGCGGTGGCCGGCCGGGCGACCGGGCTGGGGGCTTCGGTGCACATGCCACGTATCGGCTGCGGACTGGCGGGCGGCAAGTGGTCACGGATCGAACCACTGCTGGAGCAGCGGCTGTCGAGCCGGGGGATCGGCGTGACGGTGTACGACCACGACTGA
- a CDS encoding MerR family transcriptional regulator: MATGTEEPTLTVDELAARAGVTVRTVRFYSTRGLLPPPVIGPRRVGHYGHDHLSRLALIEELQHQGMTLAAIERYLEQLPPDLSAQDLAIHRALVASWAPDSAEDATRAELERRAGRALTGQDLDRLAAMGVLERADPGEAPYRVDPGLLRLGVELLDVPIAHETILAARTVLLEHTRSAAQQLTRLFRDEVWSPYRERESDPEHLRAMKSLSAHMQPMVLQALVTAFQRSLKEELRAAFTAE, translated from the coding sequence ATGGCGACCGGGACCGAGGAGCCGACGCTCACCGTCGACGAGCTGGCGGCGCGCGCCGGGGTGACCGTGCGCACGGTGCGCTTCTACAGCACCCGGGGGCTGCTGCCGCCGCCGGTGATCGGGCCGCGCCGGGTGGGGCACTACGGGCACGACCACCTCTCCCGGCTCGCACTGATCGAGGAGCTCCAGCACCAGGGCATGACGCTCGCCGCCATCGAACGCTATCTGGAGCAGCTGCCGCCCGATCTGAGCGCCCAGGATCTGGCGATCCACCGGGCGCTGGTGGCTTCCTGGGCGCCGGACTCGGCGGAGGACGCGACCCGGGCGGAGCTGGAGCGCCGCGCGGGGCGGGCGCTGACCGGACAGGACCTCGACCGGCTGGCCGCGATGGGCGTGCTGGAACGGGCCGATCCGGGCGAGGCCCCCTACCGGGTGGATCCGGGGCTGCTGCGGCTCGGGGTGGAACTGCTCGACGTGCCGATCGCGCACGAGACGATCCTGGCCGCCCGGACGGTGCTGCTGGAGCACACCCGCTCGGCCGCCCAGCAGCTGACCCGGCTGTTCCGGGACGAGGTGTGGAGTCCGTACCGGGAGCGGGAGTCGGATCCGGAGCACCTCAGGGCGATGAAGTCGCTGTCGGCGCATATGCAGCCGATGGTTCTCCAGGCGCTGGTGACCGCCTTCCAGCGGTCGCTGAAGGAGGAGCTGCGGGCCGCGTTCACCGCTGAGTGA
- a CDS encoding 3-hydroxyacyl-CoA dehydrogenase NAD-binding domain-containing protein — protein MTESTTIRWEQDETGVVTLVLDDPNQSANTMNQAFKDSIAAVADRAEAEKDSIRGIIYTSAKKTFFAGGDLKDMIKVGPENAQAAFDTGTAIKDSLRRIETLGKPVVAAINGAALGGGYEIALASHHRVALDTPGSRIGLPEVTLGLLPAGGGVTRTVRLMGIADALLKVLLQGTQYTPRRALENGLVHEIAATPEEMLDKARAFIEANPESRQPWDVKGYRIPGGTPSNPKFAANLPAFPANLKKQLAGAPMPAPRNILAAAVEGSQVDFETALTIEARYFTELVTGQVSKNMIQAFFFDLQAVNSGASRPKGIEERQVRRVAVLGAGMMGAGIAYSCARAGIEVVLKDVSAEAAAKGKAYSEKLLDKALSRGRTTEAKRDELLALITPTGDPADLAGCDAVIEAVFEDTALKHKVFQEIQDVIEPDALLCSNTSTLPITALAEGVARPADFIGLHFFSPVDKMPLVEIIKGEKTGDEALARAFDLVRRIKKTPIVVNDSRGFFTSRVIGQFINEGVAMVGEGVEPASVEQAAAQAGYPAKVLSLMDELTLTLPRKIRDETRRAVEEAGGSWAGHPSDSVIDRMVDEFGRPGRSGGAGFYDYDENGQRTRLWPGLREHFGRSGGRAPGGHVPKPDTDISFTDMQERMLFSEALDSVRCLEENVLITVADANIGSIMGIGFPPWTGGVLQYINGYEGGLPGFVARARELAERYGDRFLPPALLVSKAERGETFHD, from the coding sequence ATGACCGAGAGCACGACCATCCGCTGGGAACAGGACGAGACCGGCGTCGTCACCCTCGTACTCGACGACCCCAACCAGTCCGCCAACACGATGAACCAGGCCTTCAAGGACTCCATCGCGGCCGTCGCCGACCGCGCCGAGGCCGAGAAGGACTCCATCCGCGGCATCATCTACACCTCCGCCAAGAAGACCTTCTTCGCGGGCGGCGACCTCAAGGACATGATCAAGGTCGGCCCCGAGAACGCCCAGGCCGCCTTCGACACCGGCACCGCGATCAAGGACTCGCTGCGCCGCATCGAGACCCTCGGCAAGCCGGTCGTCGCCGCCATCAACGGAGCCGCCCTCGGCGGGGGTTACGAGATCGCGCTCGCCTCCCACCACCGCGTCGCCCTCGACACGCCCGGCTCCCGGATCGGCCTGCCCGAGGTCACCCTCGGCCTGCTGCCCGCGGGCGGCGGAGTCACCCGCACCGTACGCCTCATGGGCATCGCCGACGCGCTGCTGAAGGTGCTGCTCCAGGGCACCCAGTACACCCCGCGGCGCGCCCTGGAGAACGGCCTGGTCCACGAAATCGCCGCGACGCCCGAGGAGATGCTCGACAAGGCCCGCGCCTTCATCGAGGCCAACCCCGAGTCGCGGCAGCCCTGGGACGTCAAGGGCTACCGCATCCCCGGCGGCACCCCGTCGAACCCCAAGTTCGCCGCCAACCTGCCCGCCTTCCCGGCCAACCTGAAGAAGCAGCTGGCCGGGGCCCCGATGCCCGCGCCGCGCAACATCCTGGCCGCCGCGGTCGAGGGCTCGCAGGTCGACTTCGAGACCGCGCTCACCATCGAGGCCCGCTACTTCACCGAGCTGGTCACCGGCCAGGTCTCGAAGAACATGATCCAGGCGTTCTTCTTCGACCTCCAGGCCGTCAACTCCGGTGCCAGCCGCCCCAAGGGCATCGAGGAGCGCCAGGTCCGCAGGGTCGCCGTCCTCGGCGCCGGGATGATGGGCGCGGGCATCGCCTACTCCTGCGCCCGCGCCGGTATCGAGGTCGTCCTCAAGGACGTCTCCGCGGAGGCCGCCGCCAAGGGGAAGGCGTACAGCGAGAAGCTGCTCGACAAGGCGCTCTCCCGGGGCCGTACGACCGAGGCGAAGCGCGATGAGCTGCTCGCCCTCATCACCCCGACCGGCGACCCGGCCGACCTCGCCGGCTGCGACGCCGTCATCGAGGCCGTCTTCGAGGACACCGCGCTCAAGCACAAGGTGTTCCAGGAGATCCAGGACGTCATCGAGCCCGACGCGCTGCTCTGCTCCAACACCTCCACCCTGCCCATCACGGCCCTGGCCGAAGGGGTCGCGCGCCCCGCCGACTTCATCGGGCTGCACTTCTTCTCGCCCGTCGACAAGATGCCGCTCGTCGAGATCATCAAGGGCGAGAAGACCGGCGACGAGGCCCTGGCCCGCGCCTTCGACCTGGTCCGCCGGATCAAGAAGACGCCGATCGTCGTCAACGACTCACGCGGCTTCTTCACCTCACGCGTCATCGGCCAGTTCATCAACGAGGGCGTCGCGATGGTCGGCGAGGGCGTCGAGCCCGCCTCCGTCGAGCAGGCCGCCGCCCAGGCCGGATACCCGGCCAAGGTGCTCTCCCTGATGGACGAGCTGACGCTCACCCTGCCCCGCAAGATCCGCGACGAGACCAGGCGGGCCGTCGAGGAGGCGGGCGGCAGCTGGGCCGGTCACCCGTCGGACTCGGTCATCGACCGGATGGTCGACGAGTTCGGACGCCCGGGACGCAGCGGTGGCGCGGGCTTCTACGACTACGACGAGAACGGCCAGCGCACCCGCCTCTGGCCCGGTCTGCGCGAGCACTTCGGGCGCTCCGGTGGTCGTGCCCCGGGCGGGCACGTCCCGAAACCGGACACGGACATCTCGTTCACCGACATGCAGGAGCGGATGCTCTTCTCCGAGGCCCTGGACAGCGTCCGCTGCCTGGAGGAGAACGTGCTGATCACCGTCGCCGACGCCAACATCGGCTCCATCATGGGCATCGGCTTCCCGCCGTGGACCGGCGGCGTGCTCCAGTACATCAACGGGTACGAGGGCGGCCTGCCCGGCTTCGTGGCCCGCGCCCGGGAACTCGCCGAGCGGTACGGCGACCGCTTCCTGCCGCCCGCGCTGCTCGTCTCGAAGGCGGAGCGGGGCGAGACCTTCCACGACTGA
- a CDS encoding acetyl-CoA C-acetyltransferase: MSTEAFVYDAIRTPRGRGKANGALHGTKPIDLVVGLIHEIRSRFPGLDPAAIDDIVLGVVSPLGDQGSDIARIAAIAAGLPDTVAGVQENRFCASGLEAVNLAAAKIRSGWEDLILAGGVESMSRVPMGSDGGAWAMDPMTNYETGFAPQGVGADLIATIEGFSRRDVDEFAALSQERAAEAWKDNRFARSVVPVKDRNGLVVLDHDEHMRPGTTADSLAALKPSFAAIGEMGGFDAVALQKYHWVEKIDHVHHAGNSSGIVDGAALVAIGSKEIGERYGLTPRARIVSAAVSGSEPTIMLTGPAPATRKALAKAGLTIDDIDLVEINEAFAGVVLRFARDMGLPLDKINVNGGAIALGHPLGATGAMILGTLIDELERRDKRYGLATLCVGGGMGVATVVERL; encoded by the coding sequence TTGAGTACCGAAGCGTTCGTCTACGACGCGATCCGCACCCCGCGCGGCCGCGGCAAGGCCAATGGGGCCCTGCACGGCACCAAGCCGATCGACCTCGTCGTCGGCCTGATCCATGAGATCCGCAGCCGCTTCCCGGGCCTGGACCCGGCGGCCATCGACGACATCGTCCTCGGCGTGGTCAGCCCGCTCGGCGACCAGGGCTCCGACATCGCCCGGATCGCCGCCATCGCGGCCGGCCTCCCGGACACCGTCGCGGGCGTCCAGGAGAACCGCTTCTGTGCCTCGGGGCTGGAAGCCGTCAACCTGGCCGCCGCCAAGATCCGTTCGGGCTGGGAGGACCTCATCCTCGCGGGTGGCGTCGAGTCGATGTCCCGGGTGCCGATGGGCTCGGACGGCGGCGCCTGGGCGATGGACCCGATGACCAACTACGAGACGGGCTTCGCGCCGCAGGGCGTCGGCGCCGACCTCATCGCGACGATCGAGGGCTTCTCGCGCCGCGACGTCGACGAGTTCGCCGCGCTCTCGCAGGAGCGGGCCGCCGAGGCGTGGAAGGACAACCGCTTCGCGCGCTCCGTCGTCCCCGTCAAGGACCGCAACGGCCTCGTCGTCCTCGACCACGACGAGCACATGCGGCCCGGCACCACGGCCGACTCCCTCGCCGCGCTCAAGCCGTCGTTCGCGGCCATCGGCGAGATGGGCGGCTTCGACGCGGTGGCACTCCAGAAGTACCACTGGGTGGAGAAGATCGATCACGTCCACCACGCGGGCAACTCCTCCGGCATCGTCGACGGAGCGGCCCTGGTCGCGATCGGCTCGAAGGAGATCGGGGAGCGGTACGGCCTCACGCCGCGCGCCCGGATCGTCTCCGCCGCGGTCTCCGGCTCCGAGCCCACCATCATGCTCACCGGCCCCGCGCCCGCCACCCGCAAGGCGCTCGCCAAGGCCGGGCTCACCATCGACGACATCGACCTCGTCGAGATCAACGAGGCCTTCGCCGGCGTCGTCCTGCGCTTCGCCAGGGACATGGGGCTGCCCCTCGACAAGATCAATGTCAACGGTGGTGCCATCGCGCTCGGCCACCCCCTCGGCGCCACCGGCGCGATGATCCTCGGCACGCTCATCGACGAGCTGGAGCGCCGGGACAAGCGCTACGGCCTCGCCACCCTCTGCGTCGGCGGCGGCATGGGCGTCGCCACCGTCGTCGAGCGCCTCTGA
- a CDS encoding acyl-CoA dehydrogenase family protein, translating into MQRQIFNEEHDAFREAVRTFLAKEVVPHYEQWEKDGIVSREAWLAAGRQGLLGLAVPEEYGGGGNADFRYSAVLAEEFTRAGAAGLALGLHNDIIGPYLTGLGTDEQKRRWLPGFCSGEIITAIAMTEPGAGSDLQGIRTTAEDKGDHWLLNGSKTFISNGILADLVVVVAKTTPDGGAKGLSLIVVERGAAGFERGRNLDKIGQKSQDTAELFFNDVRVPKENLLGELDGAFIHLMTNLAQERMGIAVAGIAGAEYLVEITTEYVKEREAFGRPLSKLQHIRFEIAEMATECAVTRTFLDRCIVDHSEGTLDAVHASMAKWWATELQKRVADRCLQLHGGYGYMTEYRVAKAFTDGRIQTIYGGTTEIMKEIIGRSLLG; encoded by the coding sequence ATGCAGCGGCAGATCTTCAACGAAGAGCACGACGCGTTCCGCGAGGCCGTCCGCACCTTCCTGGCCAAGGAGGTCGTCCCGCACTACGAGCAGTGGGAGAAGGACGGCATCGTCTCGCGCGAGGCCTGGCTCGCGGCCGGACGGCAGGGGCTTCTCGGCCTCGCGGTGCCCGAGGAGTACGGGGGCGGCGGCAACGCCGACTTCCGCTACAGCGCCGTCCTCGCCGAGGAGTTCACCCGGGCGGGCGCCGCGGGGCTCGCGCTCGGCCTGCACAACGACATCATCGGCCCCTATCTCACCGGTCTGGGCACCGACGAGCAGAAGCGGCGCTGGCTGCCCGGCTTCTGCAGCGGCGAGATCATCACCGCCATCGCGATGACCGAACCCGGTGCCGGCTCCGACCTCCAGGGCATCCGCACCACGGCCGAGGACAAGGGCGACCACTGGCTGCTCAACGGCTCCAAGACGTTCATCTCCAACGGCATCCTCGCCGACCTCGTCGTCGTCGTGGCGAAGACCACCCCGGACGGCGGCGCGAAGGGACTCTCGCTCATAGTCGTCGAGCGGGGTGCGGCGGGCTTCGAACGGGGCCGCAACCTCGACAAGATCGGCCAGAAGTCCCAGGACACCGCCGAACTGTTCTTCAACGACGTCCGGGTGCCCAAGGAGAACCTCCTCGGTGAGCTGGACGGCGCCTTCATCCACCTGATGACCAACCTGGCCCAGGAGCGGATGGGCATCGCCGTCGCCGGGATCGCCGGCGCCGAGTACCTGGTGGAGATCACCACCGAGTACGTCAAGGAGCGCGAGGCCTTCGGGCGGCCGCTCTCCAAGCTCCAGCACATCCGCTTCGAGATCGCCGAGATGGCCACCGAGTGCGCCGTCACCCGTACCTTCCTCGACCGGTGCATCGTCGACCACTCGGAGGGGACGCTCGATGCCGTGCACGCCTCGATGGCCAAGTGGTGGGCCACCGAACTGCAAAAGCGCGTGGCCGACCGCTGCCTCCAACTACACGGCGGCTACGGCTACATGACGGAGTACCGGGTGGCCAAGGCGTTCACCGACGGCCGCATCCAGACCATCTACGGCGGTACGACCGAGATCATGAAGGAGATCATCGGCCGCTCGCTGCTCGGCTGA
- a CDS encoding CaiB/BaiF CoA transferase family protein — MAATGNGAQGPRGPLAGVRVVELAGIGPGPFAAMLLADLGADVVRVDRPGGAGLGIDPARDLTNRNKRSVLVDLKAEHGPETVLELAERADILIEGYRPGTAERLGVGPDACLARNPLLVYGRMTGWGQDGPLAERAGHDIAYIALTGTLSMIGKPDEPPTVPANLLGDYAGGSLYLVVGVLAALQHARTPGGSGQVVDAAIVDGAAHLAMMIHGMLAAGSWQDRRGSNLLDGGCPFYGSYETADGEYMAVGPLEQRFYAEFTGLLGIGETAPDRGDISRWDELRAVVAARFRTRTRAQWAEVFAGSDACVAPVLSLREAPHHPHLAARATFVEHGGLTQPAPAPRFSATPSSVHSGPAQPGADTDAVAADWDVPGLRTTRKDTTD, encoded by the coding sequence ATGGCAGCAACAGGGAACGGCGCGCAGGGCCCGCGGGGCCCGCTCGCCGGCGTACGGGTGGTCGAACTGGCGGGCATCGGCCCCGGCCCGTTCGCCGCGATGCTCCTGGCCGATCTGGGCGCCGACGTGGTGCGGGTCGACCGGCCCGGCGGCGCCGGGCTCGGCATCGACCCGGCCCGCGATCTCACCAACCGCAACAAGCGCTCCGTCCTCGTCGACCTCAAGGCCGAGCACGGCCCGGAAACGGTCCTGGAGCTGGCCGAGCGTGCCGACATCCTGATCGAGGGATACCGGCCGGGCACCGCCGAGCGCCTGGGGGTCGGCCCCGACGCCTGTCTGGCCCGCAACCCGCTCCTGGTGTACGGGCGGATGACCGGCTGGGGCCAGGACGGGCCGCTCGCCGAACGGGCCGGGCACGACATCGCCTACATCGCCCTCACCGGCACCCTCTCCATGATCGGGAAGCCGGACGAGCCGCCCACCGTCCCGGCCAATCTGCTCGGCGACTACGCGGGCGGCTCGCTCTACCTCGTCGTCGGCGTCCTTGCCGCCCTCCAGCACGCCCGTACGCCCGGCGGCTCCGGCCAGGTCGTGGACGCGGCGATCGTCGACGGCGCCGCCCATCTCGCCATGATGATCCACGGGATGCTGGCGGCCGGCAGCTGGCAGGACCGGCGTGGCTCCAACCTCCTGGACGGCGGCTGCCCGTTCTACGGCTCGTACGAGACCGCCGACGGCGAGTACATGGCGGTCGGCCCGCTGGAGCAGCGGTTCTACGCCGAGTTCACCGGGCTCCTCGGCATCGGGGAGACGGCCCCCGACCGCGGCGACATCTCCCGCTGGGACGAGCTGCGCGCGGTCGTCGCCGCCCGGTTCCGCACCCGCACCCGCGCCCAGTGGGCCGAGGTCTTCGCCGGCTCGGACGCCTGCGTGGCGCCCGTGCTCTCGCTCCGCGAGGCCCCGCACCACCCGCACCTCGCCGCCCGCGCCACGTTCGTCGAACACGGCGGACTCACCCAGCCCGCGCCCGCGCCCCGGTTCTCGGCCACGCCCTCCTCGGTGCACAGCGGCCCGGCGCAGCCGGGCGCGGACACCGACGCCGTCGCCGCCGACTGGGACGTACCGGGCCTGCGGACCACCCGGAAGGACACCACCGACTGA
- a CDS encoding saccharopine dehydrogenase family protein has protein sequence MNRQNGAQRPYDVVLFGATGFVGVLTAQYLASHAPDGCRWALAGRNRARLEQLRNHLTAADPRCADLPLLHADADDAGSLRELAESAHVVATTVGPYVWYGEQLVAACAEAGTDYADLSGEPEFADRMYLEHDARARETGARIVHACGFDSVPHDLGVYFTVQQLPEDVPLRIDGFVRSNAAFSGGTFASALTAMGRGPQMLRAAKERRLHEPRLVGRRARAPLGAPRFSAETGTWALPLPTLDARIVERSARALPRYGPDFRYRHYASVKHLPVALGGTAALGALMGAAQLPAARAWLMERYEPGSGPDAERRHRSWFTVRFVGEGGGRRVFTEVSGGDPGYGETAKMLAESALCLALDELPTVSGQVTTAVAMGDALGGRLRAAGLGFRVAAVR, from the coding sequence GTGAACAGGCAGAACGGGGCACAACGCCCCTATGACGTAGTCCTCTTCGGCGCCACCGGATTCGTGGGAGTCCTCACCGCCCAATACCTGGCGTCACACGCGCCGGACGGTTGCCGCTGGGCCCTGGCCGGGCGCAACCGCGCCAGACTGGAGCAACTGCGCAATCACCTCACCGCCGCCGATCCCCGCTGCGCGGACCTCCCGCTGCTGCATGCCGACGCGGACGACGCCGGATCACTGCGCGAGCTGGCCGAGTCCGCCCATGTGGTGGCCACGACGGTCGGCCCGTACGTCTGGTACGGCGAGCAGCTGGTCGCCGCCTGCGCCGAGGCCGGGACGGACTACGCGGACCTCTCCGGCGAGCCGGAGTTCGCCGACCGGATGTATCTGGAGCACGACGCCCGGGCACGCGAGACCGGCGCCCGGATCGTGCACGCGTGCGGCTTCGACTCAGTACCGCACGACCTCGGGGTGTACTTCACGGTCCAGCAGCTGCCCGAGGACGTGCCGCTGCGCATCGACGGATTCGTCCGCAGCAACGCGGCCTTCTCGGGCGGTACGTTCGCCTCCGCGCTCACGGCGATGGGCCGCGGCCCGCAGATGCTGCGCGCCGCGAAGGAGCGCCGGCTGCACGAGCCGCGTCTTGTCGGCCGCCGTGCCCGCGCCCCGCTCGGCGCACCGCGCTTCAGTGCGGAGACCGGCACCTGGGCGCTTCCGCTGCCCACGCTGGACGCGCGGATCGTGGAGCGCTCCGCCCGAGCGCTGCCCCGCTACGGCCCCGACTTCCGCTACCGGCACTACGCCTCGGTCAAGCACCTGCCGGTGGCGCTGGGCGGCACGGCGGCGCTGGGCGCGCTGATGGGCGCCGCGCAGCTGCCGGCCGCACGGGCGTGGCTGATGGAGCGGTACGAACCCGGCTCGGGCCCCGACGCCGAGCGAAGGCACCGCAGCTGGTTCACGGTCAGGTTCGTCGGCGAGGGCGGCGGCCGCCGGGTGTTCACCGAGGTGTCGGGCGGCGATCCGGGCTACGGCGAGACGGCCAAGATGCTCGCGGAGTCCGCGCTGTGTCTGGCGCTGGACGAACTGCCGACGGTGTCGGGACAGGTCACCACGGCGGTCGCGATGGGCGATGCGCTGGGGGGACGCCTGCGGGCGGCCGGGCTGGGCTTCCGAGTGGCGGCGGTCCGCTGA
- the mmpA gene encoding morphogenic membrane protein MmpA → MNVTRTPTRTAPLRPAQRRVAAGMLIGGAVAFVWAGAMLYTLTSWIF, encoded by the coding sequence ATGAACGTAACTCGCACACCCACCCGAACCGCACCTCTTCGCCCTGCCCAGCGCCGTGTCGCGGCGGGCATGCTGATCGGGGGTGCGGTGGCATTCGTCTGGGCCGGGGCGATGCTCTACACGCTGACCTCGTGGATCTTCTAG
- a CDS encoding endonuclease V: MTTFQMPSDEAGARAVQDSLRARVVLDEPGPPPGTGRVTGVDVAYDDERDVVVAAAVVLDAATLEVVAESTAVGRVTFPYVPGLLAFREIPTVLAALESLSVGPGLVVCDGYGQAHPRRFGLASHLGVLTGLPVIGVAKNPFTFSYEQPGPCRGDCSPLLDGDEEVGRALRTQDGTKPVFVSVGHRTGLDNACAHTLLLARDFRQPETTRRADALCRRALREATG; the protein is encoded by the coding sequence ATGACAACTTTTCAGATGCCCTCCGACGAGGCCGGTGCCCGAGCCGTCCAGGACTCGCTGCGTGCCCGGGTGGTGCTCGACGAACCCGGGCCGCCGCCCGGCACCGGCCGGGTGACAGGTGTCGACGTCGCCTACGACGACGAGCGCGACGTCGTCGTGGCGGCGGCCGTCGTGCTCGACGCGGCCACCCTGGAGGTGGTGGCCGAGTCCACCGCCGTCGGCCGGGTCACCTTCCCCTACGTCCCCGGACTCCTGGCCTTCCGCGAGATCCCCACCGTGCTGGCCGCGCTGGAGTCCCTGTCGGTCGGCCCGGGGCTCGTCGTCTGTGACGGATACGGGCAGGCGCACCCGCGCCGCTTCGGGCTCGCCAGCCATCTGGGGGTGCTCACCGGGCTGCCGGTCATCGGCGTCGCGAAGAACCCGTTCACCTTCTCGTACGAACAGCCCGGTCCGTGTCGCGGAGACTGCTCGCCGCTGCTCGACGGGGACGAGGAGGTGGGCCGGGCGCTGCGTACCCAGGACGGCACCAAACCGGTCTTCGTCTCCGTCGGCCACCGCACCGGCCTTGACAACGCCTGTGCGCACACCCTGTTGCTGGCCCGGGACTTCCGCCAGCCCGAGACCACCCGCCGGGCGGACGCGCTCTGCCGGCGGGCGCTGCGCGAGGCGACCGGCTGA
- a CDS encoding YciI family protein: protein MFVLELSYTAPLDRVDALMKDHVGWLDAQYAAGVFIASGRKNPRDGGVILAVGDDRAAIERLAAGDPFAVYGVCAYRITEFIATKTSDALAPYRQQ from the coding sequence ATGTTCGTACTCGAGCTCTCCTACACCGCCCCCCTCGACCGTGTCGACGCGCTGATGAAGGACCACGTCGGCTGGCTCGACGCGCAGTACGCGGCCGGGGTCTTCATCGCCTCCGGCCGCAAGAACCCGCGGGACGGCGGAGTGATTCTCGCCGTCGGGGACGACCGGGCCGCGATCGAGCGGCTCGCGGCGGGTGACCCCTTCGCCGTGTACGGCGTCTGCGCGTACCGGATCACGGAGTTCATCGCGACCAAGACGTCGGACGCCCTCGCCCCCTACCGTCAGCAGTAG
- a CDS encoding oxidoreductase, producing the protein MRAKGKTRRLMSLGLCGAALAAALTAPAAHAAPAERHRPGDRPVWTPTATGTDARFRGLAAVNSRTAWLAGTKGTVLRTSDGGRHWRDVSPPGAAGAGLEFRDIEAFDARRAVALTIGEGEASRVLRTGDGGVTWTESFRNTDARAFYDCLTFFDSRHGLAMSDPVDGRFRILSTADGGRSWSVLPGTGMPRAQEGEAGFAASGQCLVSSGPKDVWLATGGAATARVLHSGDRGLTWRAAESTLPAGDPARGVFALAFRDRTHGIAVGGDYRPDQESPHASAVTDNGGRGWRRSATATAAYRSGVAWLPHSRSAALAVGPAGTDLTTDGGRTWRTVDSGSYDTVDCTADGGCWAAGEQGRAARLTGL; encoded by the coding sequence ATGAGGGCCAAGGGAAAGACGCGACGACTGATGTCACTGGGACTGTGCGGGGCGGCGCTGGCCGCCGCGCTGACCGCACCGGCAGCTCACGCGGCACCCGCGGAACGGCACCGGCCCGGCGACCGGCCGGTCTGGACGCCCACCGCCACCGGAACCGATGCCCGCTTCCGCGGCCTCGCCGCGGTGAACAGCCGCACCGCCTGGCTCGCCGGCACGAAAGGTACGGTGCTGCGCACCTCCGACGGCGGCCGGCACTGGCGCGACGTCTCCCCGCCCGGTGCGGCCGGGGCGGGGCTGGAGTTCCGCGACATCGAGGCCTTCGACGCCAGGCGGGCGGTGGCGCTGACCATCGGCGAGGGGGAGGCGTCCCGGGTGCTGCGCACCGGCGACGGGGGAGTGACCTGGACCGAGTCCTTCCGCAACACCGACGCCCGCGCCTTCTACGACTGCCTCACCTTCTTCGACAGCCGGCACGGGCTGGCCATGAGCGACCCGGTGGACGGCCGGTTCCGCATCCTGTCCACCGCGGACGGCGGCCGCAGCTGGAGCGTGCTGCCCGGTACGGGTATGCCCCGGGCCCAGGAGGGTGAGGCGGGGTTCGCGGCCAGTGGCCAGTGCCTGGTCAGTTCGGGTCCCAAGGACGTCTGGCTGGCGACCGGCGGGGCGGCCACCGCCCGCGTCCTGCACTCCGGGGACCGCGGACTGACCTGGCGGGCGGCCGAATCGACCCTCCCGGCCGGTGACCCCGCCCGCGGGGTCTTCGCGCTGGCCTTCCGCGACCGGACCCACGGGATCGCGGTCGGCGGCGACTACCGCCCCGACCAGGAATCGCCTCACGCCTCGGCCGTCACGGACAACGGCGGCCGCGGCTGGCGCCGGTCGGCCACCGCGACCGCCGCCTACCGCTCGGGCGTCGCATGGCTGCCGCACAGCCGGTCGGCCGCACTCGCGGTCGGCCCGGCCGGCACGGATCTCACCACGGACGGCGGGCGCACCTGGCGGACGGTCGACAGCGGCTCCTACGACACGGTCGACTGCACCGCTGACGGCGGCTGCTGGGCCGCCGGCGAGCAGGGGCGTGCGGCCCGGCTGACCGGGCTCTGA